One genomic window of Leptotrichia shahii includes the following:
- the feoB gene encoding ferrous iron transport protein B, translating into MINVAFVGNPNVGKTALINQISHASLKMGNWPGVTIEKKEVFFKVEDEDVKLIDLPGIYNLSISTAEERVSRDFLLDEKVDVIINVLDSTSLEKNIYLTALLKELDIPVVMALNFEDEFKRIGYELDVEKFEKQLGVPVVFTSGRSGAGVDKLMEKAVELYKKNSSDKKIQHRLPFEKEIEDNIKSLKDKLENDKSYEKVLKKYPVEWLAIKILEDDSNVEARVKSEFGVSLSSMGESEKRNIENRYGIEPQDALARERYGIVRGIISMNLKRGTGDKFALTDKIDKILLNKFFGGIAFLAIIYAVFVIVFDGSSPFIDWIDGFFSDFVIKYVGHAIEGVPDWLSSFILDGILAGVGSVLTFVPLMFFIYFFMAILEESGYMARVAFILNKMMTKVGLSGKAFIPMLIGFGCTVPAIYSTRTLEDEKTRRLTGVIATFMSCGARLPVYSLLAAAFFSKHAAIVVVSIYVFGVFMALLVAFVLKRFKYFKGNNTELLIELPPYRLPGAKAVWHNMKSRTFSYIKKATTIVLGILLIIWFFQYFPNKGDAQNSYIGQAAKVVQPVFKPTGFGDRWEPVASIVPSIIAKETVVGFLGQILLSQGDDEKKEYNFMSDLKDQVVGLGGAAVDSIKSLGHIATFKISTLEMKSQEELDQDAGGNIIPAIRSLWNDKYGQLRAYSFMLYVLLVVPCAVAMGALKQEFGWKLLVFQVSMLLILPYVVSTLFFNIARLFI; encoded by the coding sequence ATGATAAATGTGGCATTTGTCGGGAATCCTAATGTAGGAAAGACCGCCTTAATTAATCAAATTTCACATGCGAGTCTAAAAATGGGAAACTGGCCAGGGGTAACAATTGAAAAAAAAGAAGTCTTTTTTAAAGTTGAGGATGAAGATGTAAAATTAATTGATTTGCCAGGAATTTATAATTTATCAATAAGTACAGCTGAAGAAAGAGTTTCAAGAGATTTTTTGCTAGACGAAAAAGTTGATGTGATAATTAATGTTCTAGATTCCACATCACTTGAAAAAAATATTTATTTAACAGCTTTGTTAAAGGAACTTGATATTCCAGTTGTGATGGCACTCAACTTTGAAGATGAATTTAAAAGAATTGGTTATGAATTAGATGTGGAAAAATTTGAAAAGCAATTGGGAGTTCCTGTTGTTTTCACAAGTGGAAGATCTGGAGCTGGAGTAGACAAACTTATGGAAAAAGCTGTAGAACTTTACAAAAAAAATTCTTCAGATAAAAAAATACAACATAGATTGCCATTTGAAAAAGAAATCGAAGATAATATTAAAAGTTTAAAGGATAAATTGGAAAATGATAAATCTTATGAAAAAGTTTTGAAAAAATATCCAGTAGAATGGCTTGCAATTAAAATTTTAGAAGATGATTCTAATGTAGAAGCAAGAGTAAAATCTGAATTTGGAGTAAGTCTTTCAAGTATGGGAGAATCTGAAAAGAGAAATATTGAGAATCGTTATGGAATTGAACCTCAAGATGCCTTGGCAAGGGAAAGATATGGAATAGTGCGTGGTATTATTTCAATGAATCTAAAAAGAGGTACAGGAGATAAATTTGCCTTAACCGATAAAATTGATAAGATTCTTTTAAATAAATTTTTTGGTGGAATAGCATTTCTTGCTATAATTTATGCCGTTTTTGTAATCGTGTTTGATGGAAGTTCGCCGTTTATCGACTGGATTGATGGTTTTTTTAGTGATTTTGTCATAAAATATGTGGGTCACGCTATTGAAGGAGTGCCAGATTGGCTAAGCAGCTTTATACTTGATGGAATTTTGGCTGGTGTAGGTTCAGTATTGACATTCGTTCCACTTATGTTCTTTATTTACTTCTTTATGGCAATACTTGAAGAAAGTGGATATATGGCTCGTGTTGCATTTATTTTAAACAAAATGATGACAAAAGTTGGACTTTCAGGAAAAGCATTTATTCCGATGCTGATCGGATTTGGATGTACAGTTCCTGCAATTTATTCAACAAGAACATTGGAAGATGAGAAAACAAGAAGATTGACAGGAGTTATCGCAACATTTATGTCGTGTGGAGCAAGACTGCCAGTTTATTCATTACTCGCAGCAGCATTTTTTAGTAAACATGCAGCTATAGTTGTAGTATCAATTTATGTTTTTGGTGTTTTTATGGCTCTTTTAGTAGCTTTTGTCTTAAAAAGATTTAAATATTTTAAGGGAAACAATACAGAGTTACTTATAGAATTACCGCCATATAGACTTCCAGGTGCAAAAGCCGTTTGGCATAATATGAAATCAAGAACTTTTTCTTATATAAAAAAAGCAACTACAATAGTTTTAGGAATATTGTTAATTATTTGGTTCTTCCAATATTTCCCAAATAAAGGAGATGCTCAAAATTCATACATAGGTCAAGCAGCAAAAGTTGTTCAGCCTGTATTCAAACCAACTGGTTTTGGTGACAGATGGGAACCTGTGGCTTCTATTGTGCCAAGTATCATCGCAAAAGAAACAGTAGTTGGATTTTTAGGACAAATCTTGTTATCTCAAGGAGATGATGAGAAAAAAGAATATAATTTTATGTCAGATTTGAAGGATCAAGTAGTTGGATTGGGAGGAGCTGCAGTAGATTCAATAAAATCATTAGGGCATATTGCAACATTTAAAATTTCAACATTAGAAATGAAAAGTCAGGAGGAGCTTGACCAGGATGCAGGCGGAAATATCATTCCAGCAATTAGAAGTTTGTGGAATGACAAATATGGTCAACTGAGAGCATATTCATTTATGTTGTATGTCCTTCTAGTAGTGCCATGTGCCGTAGCAATGGGAGCTTTAAAACAAGAATTTGGATGGAAATTATTAGTATTTCAAGTGTCAATGCTATTAATCCTGCCTTATGTAGTATCAACCTTATTCTTCAATATTGCAAGGCTATTTATATAA
- a CDS encoding FeoB-associated Cys-rich membrane protein: protein MIIKTVIIAIIAAAIVFTVFRKIYKDYKKNKNFCGTDCCHCSGGSTCSSHKKVENHVK, encoded by the coding sequence ATGATAATAAAAACAGTTATCATCGCTATAATTGCAGCTGCAATCGTATTTACAGTATTTAGAAAGATATACAAGGACTACAAAAAAAATAAAAATTTTTGTGGAACAGACTGCTGCCATTGTTCAGGTGGTTCAACTTGCAGTTCACATAAAAAAGTAGAAAATCATGTTAAGTAG
- a CDS encoding tyrosine-type recombinase/integrase produces MKRIKNANGQGSISKVTTNKKNPYRVRVTDWRTGKQKSLGYYETRKQAMEVLNEYLYNPYDLENSTMTFKGLYRLFIENQKGLVAQSTIKGYENSFKRCEPLHTLVFREIKGPQMQDTLNNLTCSVATKKITKNFLTVLSNYAMELEIMTVNRAKFIRLPKESSKRQKNVFTGYEIQKLWNNISIQWVDYILIMIYTGMRIGELADLKKENIDLLRRIINGGNKTEKGKHRQIPIHKDIFQLVKGLYESSPTEYLLYNKKWIFEKKKKENKPIRVNYFREKFYKTLEALEMSHKPHDCRKTLATFMNNQKINSVVITDILGHEDINTTNEYYIQSDIEELTVSMDNIKFLNDVN; encoded by the coding sequence ATGAAAAGAATAAAAAATGCAAATGGGCAGGGGAGCATATCAAAAGTAACAACGAATAAGAAAAATCCCTACCGTGTAAGAGTAACGGACTGGAGAACAGGAAAACAGAAATCGCTGGGATATTATGAGACAAGGAAACAGGCAATGGAAGTTCTGAATGAATATTTATACAATCCCTATGATTTAGAAAACAGTACGATGACGTTTAAAGGCTTGTATAGGCTGTTTATTGAAAATCAGAAAGGATTGGTTGCCCAAAGCACCATAAAGGGATATGAAAATAGTTTTAAGAGATGTGAGCCGTTGCATACTTTGGTATTCAGGGAAATAAAAGGCCCACAAATGCAAGATACACTAAATAATCTTACTTGCAGTGTAGCAACAAAGAAAATCACAAAGAACTTTTTAACAGTATTATCCAATTATGCTATGGAACTTGAGATAATGACAGTGAACAGAGCAAAGTTTATAAGATTGCCAAAGGAAAGCAGTAAAAGGCAAAAGAACGTGTTTACAGGCTACGAGATTCAAAAACTGTGGAATAACATCAGCATACAGTGGGTGGACTATATTCTAATTATGATTTACACAGGTATGAGAATAGGAGAACTTGCAGACCTAAAAAAAGAGAATATTGACTTGTTACGTAGAATAATAAACGGTGGAAACAAGACAGAAAAAGGAAAGCATAGGCAGATACCTATACACAAAGATATATTTCAGTTGGTAAAAGGGCTATACGAAAGCAGTCCAACGGAATATTTGTTATATAATAAAAAATGGATATTTGAGAAAAAGAAAAAGGAAAATAAGCCTATACGTGTAAATTATTTCAGGGAAAAGTTTTATAAAACACTAGAAGCCTTAGAAATGAGCCATAAGCCACACGATTGTAGAAAAACATTGGCAACCTTTATGAACAATCAGAAAATAAATAGCGTTGTAATTACTGATATACTAGGACACGAGGACATAAACACTACAAATGAATATTATATTCAATCAGACATTGAGGAGTTGACTGTATCAATGGACAATATCAAATTTTTGAATGATGTAAATTAA
- a CDS encoding DUF739 family protein has protein sequence MAYDVLKLKIKDKKLNYQKLAKELRISESGLNKKINGKNYFTQSEIYQLKELLELSNNELIEIFF, from the coding sequence ATGGCATACGACGTATTAAAGCTCAAGATAAAGGATAAAAAATTGAATTACCAGAAATTAGCTAAGGAATTAAGAATATCGGAAAGCGGACTTAATAAAAAAATAAACGGAAAAAATTATTTTACACAGTCGGAAATATACCAGTTAAAAGAGTTATTGGAATTATCTAACAATGAACTTATTGAAATATTTTTTTGA
- a CDS encoding protein rep — protein sequence MEKRGNYPKRYRYTEKETDRIIEILEIIEEYRKASEINETLDCINNELLFGTGEINYVTRCKRQTCPLCRENRKYKTYLKLKEKINEQNGIRYILMTFNGREINDLSKLSKEVGENNDIVAKIIRKRSIQAIMLGYVKIVEISYNKYSKRLLPHIHLLLGVREDFKKYWIRKKEIEKLEKTWKKWKKEAITNAIDVKIIKDTDEDIEKVLRYITVARKKRIMKLDDMEIRAFFEMINDRKRLFTTSGIFK from the coding sequence ATGGAGAAAAGGGGAAATTATCCTAAGCGATATAGATACACAGAAAAAGAAACAGATAGGATAATAGAGATATTGGAAATCATAGAGGAATACAGGAAAGCGAGTGAAATTAATGAAACGCTTGATTGCATAAACAATGAACTTTTATTTGGAACAGGAGAAATAAACTATGTTACAAGGTGTAAGCGTCAAACTTGTCCTTTATGCAGGGAGAACAGAAAATACAAGACATATCTAAAATTAAAGGAAAAAATCAATGAACAAAATGGAATCCGATATATCCTAATGACATTTAACGGCAGAGAAATAAACGATTTATCAAAATTAAGCAAGGAAGTAGGAGAAAATAATGATATAGTGGCTAAAATCATAAGGAAAAGGAGCATACAGGCAATAATGCTGGGCTATGTAAAGATAGTTGAAATATCCTATAACAAGTATTCTAAAAGGCTTTTGCCACATATTCATTTGTTGCTGGGAGTTAGAGAGGACTTTAAGAAATATTGGATTAGAAAAAAAGAAATAGAAAAATTGGAAAAGACCTGGAAAAAATGGAAAAAAGAAGCAATCACAAATGCTATTGATGTAAAAATAATAAAAGATACAGATGAGGACATAGAAAAAGTATTAAGATACATCACAGTAGCAAGGAAAAAAAGAATAATGAAACTTGATGATATGGAAATTCGGGCCTTTTTTGAAATGATAAACGACAGAAAAAGGCTGTTTACTACTTCAGGGATATTCAAATAA
- a CDS encoding helix-turn-helix domain-containing protein, with translation MNNIARIIKALMEIHNLTQVDFAVKSDVPLPTVRKYLRSEFNPTKKNIEKIEKHFELELKKILEINFDNLDEIEEVEFFYKKRLEKENAIYQELYQLENLMIDNYNGINSQYEKDNGTNFFEDLLIAGDEVEKLKNTLELLKKLSSDNKNFLKKDNQSLEKPNKKNFDDFKTSDKILIDLLKCLDFDIQVIEKTRKFIIKKEKSTYKMDSMLFENILMLLKKDVSDNFLKYLKILDIEIKDTD, from the coding sequence ATGAATAATATAGCAAGGATAATTAAGGCATTAATGGAAATTCATAATTTAACACAAGTTGATTTTGCTGTAAAAAGTGATGTCCCACTGCCAACAGTTAGAAAATATTTACGTTCTGAATTTAACCCAACTAAAAAGAATATTGAAAAAATAGAAAAACATTTTGAACTAGAATTAAAAAAAATACTTGAAATTAATTTTGATAATCTTGACGAAATAGAAGAAGTAGAATTTTTTTATAAAAAACGCTTAGAAAAAGAAAATGCTATTTATCAAGAATTATATCAACTTGAAAATTTAATGATAGATAATTATAATGGAATAAATTCGCAGTACGAAAAAGATAATGGAACAAATTTTTTTGAAGATTTACTAATAGCTGGCGACGAAGTGGAAAAATTAAAAAATACGCTCGAACTTTTAAAAAAACTTTCTAGCGACAACAAAAATTTTTTAAAAAAAGATAATCAATCACTTGAAAAGCCTAACAAAAAAAACTTTGACGATTTTAAAACAAGTGATAAAATTTTAATAGATTTATTGAAATGTTTAGATTTTGATATACAAGTTATCGAAAAAACACGAAAATTTATAATAAAAAAAGAAAAATCAACTTATAAAATGGATTCTATGCTTTTTGAAAATATATTAATGTTACTAAAAAAAGATGTATCGGATAATTTTTTGAAATACTTAAAAATTTTAGATATTGAAATTAAAGACACCGATTAA
- a CDS encoding type II toxin-antitoxin system YafQ family toxin has product MKNNDKMIYSIHTTKQFRKSLKRVERRGYNTSLLNEVIEMLAKGEKLPEKNKDHSLIGDYVGHRECHIAPDWLLIYKITEKGLILLLTDTGTHSDLFG; this is encoded by the coding sequence ATGAAGAATAATGATAAAATGATATACTCGATACATACAACTAAACAATTTCGCAAAAGTTTGAAACGTGTAGAAAGACGTGGATATAATACAAGTTTATTAAATGAAGTTATAGAAATGCTGGCAAAAGGGGAGAAGTTACCTGAAAAGAATAAAGACCATTCTTTGATAGGAGACTATGTAGGACATCGTGAGTGCCATATAGCACCTGATTGGCTATTGATATACAAGATAACAGAAAAGGGCTTGATACTGTTATTAACAGATACAGGAACTCACAGCGACCTATTTGGATAA
- a CDS encoding type II toxin-antitoxin system RelB/DinJ family antitoxin — MSATTINIDDTTKKEAQELFKDLGMNLTTAINIFLKQAIKEQKIPFEIRNPRPRQELLAAIKEAEEMERTGNMGKGYSSAKEMIEDILENEE, encoded by the coding sequence ATGAGTGCAACAACTATAAATATAGATGATACTACTAAAAAAGAAGCACAGGAGTTATTTAAGGACTTAGGAATGAACTTAACTACAGCGATAAACATATTCTTAAAACAGGCAATAAAAGAACAGAAGATACCTTTTGAAATTAGGAATCCACGCCCAAGACAAGAGTTATTGGCTGCTATTAAAGAGGCGGAAGAAATGGAAAGAACTGGCAATATGGGTAAAGGTTATTCGTCAGCAAAAGAAATGATAGAGGACATACTGGAAAATGAAGAATAA
- a CDS encoding site-specific integrase codes for MIYTGMRIGEAVNLKKENVDLINGIIFGGNKTEKGKHRQIPIHKDIFQLVKGLYESSPTEYLLYNKKWVFEKKKKENKPICTNYFREKFYKTLEELEMNHKPHDCRKTLATFMNNQKINSV; via the coding sequence ATGATTTATACAGGAATGCGGATTGGGGAAGCTGTTAATTTAAAAAAAGAGAATGTTGACTTGATAAATGGAATCATATTTGGTGGAAATAAGACGGAAAAAGGGAAACATAGACAAATACCTATACACAAGGATATATTTCAGCTAGTGAAAGGACTATATGAGAGCAGTCCAACTGAATATTTGCTATATAACAAAAAATGGGTATTTGAGAAAAAGAAAAAGGAAAACAAGCCGATATGTACAAATTATTTCAGGGAAAAATTTTATAAAACACTGGAAGAGTTAGAAATGAACCATAAGCCACACGATTGCCGAAAGACATTGGCAACCTTTATGAACAATCAAAAAATAAATAGCGTTTAA
- a CDS encoding helix-turn-helix domain-containing protein: MENVGKRLKNLREKYKFSLEEVARKIKSSVGTISRYENNERKINSESLIKLSNLYNLYNVSPEYILYGTEKDYNDLESNIVSFFKNENINIEEKEELFNKIQNAFFKEKFK, encoded by the coding sequence ATGGAAAATGTAGGAAAAAGATTAAAGAATTTAAGGGAAAAGTATAAATTTTCTTTGGAAGAAGTGGCTAGAAAGATAAAATCATCTGTTGGAACTATTTCACGATATGAAAATAACGAAAGAAAAATAAATAGTGAGAGTTTAATTAAGTTATCTAATTTATATAATTTATATAATGTTTCACCTGAATACATATTGTATGGTACTGAAAAAGATTATAATGATTTAGAATCAAATATCGTATCATTTTTTAAGAATGAAAATATAAATATTGAAGAAAAAGAGGAATTGTTTAATAAAATTCAAAATGCTTTTTTTAAGGAAAAATTCAAATAA
- a CDS encoding type II toxin-antitoxin system RelB/DinJ family antitoxin has translation MSATTINIDENTKKEAQELLKDMGMNLSTAVNVFLKQLVKEQRIPFEIGNPRPSQELLEALREVEEMKKNPNTGKRYSSSKEMIKDILENDELLLYLTDIGTHSDLFG, from the coding sequence ATGAGTGCAACAACTATAAATATAGATGAGAATACTAAAAAAGAAGCCCAAGAATTGTTAAAAGATATGGGAATGAATTTGAGTACAGCAGTAAATGTATTTTTAAAACAATTAGTAAAGGAGCAAAGAATACCTTTTGAGATTGGAAATCCACGTCCAAGTCAAGAATTATTAGAAGCATTAAGGGAAGTAGAGGAAATGAAGAAAAATCCCAATACGGGAAAAAGATATTCTTCTTCAAAAGAAATGATAAAGGACATACTGGAAAATGATGAACTTTTGTTATATTTGACAGATATAGGAACTCACAGCGATTTATTTGGATAA
- a CDS encoding IS30 family transposase: protein MEKLGIDFYFADPYCSWQRGCNENSNSLLREFYPKNTNISKVDTEDLIRTLILINSRPRKCLNYATPFEKFLHEISF from the coding sequence GTGGAGAAGCTGGGAATAGATTTCTATTTTGCAGATCCTTATTGCTCGTGGCAGAGAGGGTGTAATGAAAACAGCAACAGTCTTCTAAGAGAATTTTACCCAAAGAATACTAATATATCAAAAGTAGATACAGAAGACTTGATAAGAACCTTGATACTAATAAATTCAAGACCAAGAAAATGTTTAAACTATGCAACACCATTTGAAAAATTTTTACATGAAATTAGTTTTTAA
- a CDS encoding ABC transporter ATP-binding protein, with protein sequence MEEILHYENITFKREGREILKGINWHINKGENWALLGLNGSGKSTLLGMIPAYNFPTSGEMRVFGHKFGNYAWTKIRDRVGFVSSTLNNFLSTLNSEKLEDVVISGKFNSIGIYQEVTEKDRIKAEKIIEDFGITYIKDKYFATLSQGEQRRTLLARAFMNEPDLLILDEPCSGLDVKSREYLLSVLEKNSKNENAIPFIYVTHQIEEVIPAITHITLLKDGKVFAKGRKKDILTDKILSEMFEMPIKIVWENERPWLIVK encoded by the coding sequence ATGGAAGAAATTTTACATTACGAAAACATAACTTTCAAGAGGGAAGGCAGAGAAATTTTAAAAGGGATAAACTGGCACATAAATAAAGGAGAAAACTGGGCTTTACTGGGGCTGAATGGTTCCGGTAAATCCACTCTTTTGGGAATGATTCCGGCTTATAATTTTCCAACTTCAGGAGAAATGCGAGTTTTTGGTCATAAATTTGGAAATTATGCTTGGACAAAAATTCGAGATAGAGTAGGTTTTGTAAGTTCTACTTTAAATAATTTTTTGAGTACATTGAATTCCGAAAAACTAGAAGATGTTGTAATTTCTGGGAAATTCAATTCGATTGGAATTTATCAGGAAGTAACAGAGAAAGACAGAATAAAAGCTGAAAAAATAATCGAAGATTTTGGAATAACATACATCAAGGACAAATATTTTGCAACATTGTCGCAAGGTGAGCAAAGACGGACATTACTTGCAAGGGCATTTATGAATGAACCAGATTTGCTGATTTTGGATGAGCCATGTTCAGGATTGGATGTAAAATCAAGAGAATATTTATTGTCAGTCTTAGAAAAAAATTCTAAAAATGAAAATGCTATTCCATTTATCTATGTTACACACCAAATTGAGGAAGTGATTCCAGCAATAACTCATATAACTCTTTTGAAAGATGGAAAAGTTTTTGCAAAAGGAAGAAAAAAAGATATTTTGACAGATAAAATTTTGTCGGAGATGTTCGAAATGCCAATAAAAATTGTTTGGGAAAATGAGAGGCCTTGGTTGATTGTGAAATAA
- the leuB gene encoding 3-isopropylmalate dehydrogenase has translation MNYKIAVLNGDGIGPEIVDEAVKVLDRIGEKFGHKFEYTQGYLGGESIDKYGIPYSEETAKICKESDSILLGSVGGPKWDNVEPDKRPEKGLLAIRKELGVYTNLRPAVLFKQLKSASPLKDEIIGEGLDVMIVRELTGGIYFGPREYSDEKAVDTLPYTKGEIERITKKAFEIAKLRGKKITSVDKHNVLDTSKLWRKTVNELAKDYPEVEVSHMYVDNAAMQLIANPRQFDVILTDNMFGDILSDEASMLTGSLGMLPSASLGDGKVGLYEPSHGSAPDIAGQNIANPIATILSAAMMLRYAFNLTKEADAIEKAIEEVLQDGFRTVDIYTDGMKKVGTAEMGTEIANRI, from the coding sequence ATGAACTATAAAATTGCAGTATTAAATGGAGATGGAATTGGTCCAGAAATCGTTGATGAAGCGGTAAAAGTTTTGGATAGAATTGGAGAAAAATTTGGGCATAAATTTGAGTATACGCAAGGATATTTGGGAGGAGAATCTATTGATAAATATGGGATTCCTTATTCTGAAGAAACTGCGAAAATTTGTAAAGAGAGTGACTCGATTTTGTTAGGATCAGTTGGAGGGCCTAAATGGGATAATGTTGAGCCTGATAAAAGACCTGAAAAAGGACTTCTTGCGATAAGAAAAGAATTGGGAGTTTACACAAATTTAAGACCAGCGGTTCTGTTTAAACAATTAAAAAGTGCTAGTCCATTGAAAGATGAAATAATTGGAGAAGGGCTAGATGTAATGATAGTTAGAGAGCTTACAGGAGGAATCTATTTTGGTCCTAGAGAATATTCTGATGAAAAAGCTGTCGACACATTGCCATATACAAAAGGGGAAATTGAAAGAATCACAAAAAAAGCATTTGAAATTGCAAAATTAAGAGGAAAAAAAATTACAAGTGTGGATAAACACAATGTTTTAGATACTTCAAAATTGTGGAGAAAAACAGTAAATGAACTTGCAAAAGATTATCCAGAAGTGGAAGTTTCTCACATGTATGTGGACAACGCTGCAATGCAATTGATTGCAAATCCAAGACAATTTGATGTAATTTTGACAGATAATATGTTTGGAGATATTTTGTCAGATGAGGCTTCAATGCTTACAGGATCACTTGGAATGTTGCCATCAGCAAGTTTAGGAGATGGAAAAGTTGGACTTTATGAACCAAGCCACGGTTCAGCACCAGATATCGCAGGACAAAACATAGCAAACCCGATCGCAACAATTTTATCAGCAGCAATGATGTTAAGATACGCATTTAACTTGACAAAAGAAGCAGATGCAATTGAAAAAGCAATCGAAGAAGTGTTGCAAGATGGATTCAGAACAGTGGATATTTATACTGATGGAATGAAAAAAGTTGGAACGGCTGAAATGGGAACTGAAATTGCTAATAGAATATAA
- a CDS encoding type II toxin-antitoxin system RelB/DinJ family antitoxin, translating into MATVTARVDENVKKEAETLFKKMGLNMSTAMNLFLKKCILEQGIPFELKVPNEETLKVLDEVEKGIGLSKTFDSVDELIEDLQK; encoded by the coding sequence ATGGCTACAGTAACAGCAAGAGTTGATGAAAATGTGAAAAAGGAAGCAGAAACTCTGTTTAAGAAAATGGGGCTTAATATGAGTACTGCTATGAATCTATTTTTGAAGAAGTGTATTTTGGAGCAGGGAATTCCGTTTGAGTTGAAAGTTCCAAATGAAGAAACTTTAAAGGTTTTGGATGAAGTTGAAAAAGGTATCGGATTAAGCAAAACTTTTGATAGTGTAGATGAGCTAATAGAAGACTTACAAAAATGA
- a CDS encoding alpha/beta hydrolase family protein yields MIILNYSTFFTMIISFAIWIFAVIEWVNYYKLQLSYSLNPVVLLKYIIQRKLRKSRIANEIDNSFDFETYGETLEEAHKNFKTKIVDGQKTEFVPYGKPGIPPKNSKFSLVNYPSKLGEMPMYITAKENNGKKYPAIIYLNAGFGGIGDSEFGWDEESPKNNYQGTDAFKRDDFVLAIPSARGENANPGKYEMFYGEIEDLEEARKYVASLPYVDPNRIYLLGIVQAGQKQSY; encoded by the coding sequence GTGATAATATTAAATTACAGTACGTTTTTTACAATGATTATCTCTTTTGCTATTTGGATATTTGCTGTGATAGAGTGGGTAAATTACTATAAATTACAATTATCGTATAGCCTTAATCCTGTCGTTTTATTAAAATACATAATACAGAGAAAATTAAGAAAAAGTAGAATAGCAAATGAAATTGACAATAGTTTTGATTTTGAAACATATGGAGAAACATTGGAAGAGGCTCATAAAAATTTTAAGACAAAGATTGTCGATGGGCAAAAAACGGAATTTGTGCCATATGGGAAACCAGGGATTCCGCCTAAAAACAGCAAGTTTTCATTGGTAAATTATCCATCAAAATTAGGAGAAATGCCAATGTATATTACAGCAAAAGAAAATAATGGGAAAAAATATCCTGCAATTATATATTTAAACGCTGGATTTGGTGGAATTGGAGATAGTGAGTTTGGCTGGGATGAAGAATCACCTAAAAATAATTATCAAGGAACAGATGCATTTAAAAGAGATGATTTTGTACTTGCAATACCAAGTGCTAGAGGAGAAAATGCAAATCCTGGAAAATATGAAATGTTTTATGGGGAAATTGAAGACTTGGAAGAAGCCAGAAAATATGTGGCATCACTTCCTTATGTTGATCCAAACAGAATTTATCTCTTGGGCATAGTACAGGCGGGACAAAAGCAGTCTTATTAA